From Pseudomonas sp. B21-028, one genomic window encodes:
- the fadD2 gene encoding long-chain-fatty-acid--CoA ligase FadD2, producing the protein MQPDFWNDKRPAGVPLDVDLGAYKSVIEVFERSCKKFADRPAFSNMGVTLTYAELERYSAAFAGYLQTHTDLVPGDRIAVQMPNVLQYPIAVFGALRAGLIVVNTNPLYTPREMRHQFKDSGARALVYMNLFGSKVQEVLPDTDLQYLIEAKMGDLMPTAKGWLVNTVVNKVKKMVPAYSLPQAISFKSALRLGRGQAIKPLKVSLDDIAVLQYTGGTTGLAKGAMLTHGNLVANMQQARACLGQLSDDGQPLLREGQEVMIAPLPLYHIYAFTANCMCMMVTGNHNVLITNPRDIAGFIKELKNWRFSLLLGLNTLFVALMDHPDFKTLDFSNLKVTNSGGTALIKATAERWQQITGCGITEGYGLTETSPVASANPYGGKSRLGTVGMPVPGTLMKVISDDGTEQPLGERGELCIKGPQIMKGYWNKPEATAEVLDSEGWFKSGDIAVIDPDGFVRIVDRKKDMIIVSGFNVYPNEIEDVVMAHPKVANCAVIGVPDERSGEAVKLFVVARETGVSLEELKAYCKENFTGYKIPKHIVLRDSLPMTPVGKILRRELRDIA; encoded by the coding sequence ATGCAGCCTGATTTCTGGAATGACAAACGCCCGGCCGGCGTGCCCCTGGATGTCGACCTGGGGGCCTATAAGTCGGTCATCGAGGTGTTCGAGCGTTCCTGCAAGAAATTCGCCGACCGCCCGGCGTTCAGCAACATGGGCGTGACCCTCACGTATGCCGAGCTCGAGCGCTACAGCGCAGCCTTTGCCGGTTACCTGCAAACCCATACCGATCTGGTTCCCGGTGACCGTATCGCGGTGCAGATGCCCAATGTCCTGCAATATCCGATTGCCGTGTTCGGTGCCTTGCGCGCCGGGTTGATCGTGGTCAACACCAACCCGCTGTACACCCCGCGGGAAATGCGCCACCAGTTCAAGGATTCCGGTGCCCGGGCGCTGGTGTACATGAACCTGTTCGGCAGCAAGGTCCAGGAAGTGCTGCCCGACACGGACCTGCAGTATCTGATCGAAGCGAAAATGGGCGACCTGATGCCCACCGCCAAGGGCTGGCTGGTCAACACCGTGGTGAACAAGGTCAAGAAGATGGTCCCGGCGTATTCGCTGCCACAGGCCATTTCCTTCAAGAGCGCCTTGCGCCTGGGGCGTGGCCAGGCCATCAAGCCATTGAAGGTCAGCCTCGATGACATCGCGGTGCTGCAATACACCGGCGGCACCACCGGGTTGGCGAAGGGCGCGATGCTGACCCATGGCAATCTGGTGGCCAACATGCAGCAGGCCCGGGCTTGCCTGGGACAGCTCAGCGATGACGGCCAGCCGCTGCTGCGCGAAGGCCAGGAGGTCATGATCGCGCCGCTGCCGCTGTACCATATCTACGCCTTCACGGCGAACTGCATGTGCATGATGGTGACCGGCAACCACAACGTGCTGATCACCAATCCGCGGGACATTGCCGGTTTCATCAAGGAGCTGAAGAACTGGCGTTTCTCGTTATTGCTGGGGCTCAACACGCTGTTCGTGGCGCTGATGGACCATCCGGATTTCAAGACCCTGGATTTTTCCAACCTCAAGGTCACCAATTCCGGCGGCACCGCGTTGATCAAGGCCACCGCCGAGCGCTGGCAACAGATCACCGGTTGTGGCATTACCGAAGGGTATGGCCTGACCGAAACCTCGCCGGTGGCGAGTGCCAATCCCTATGGTGGTAAATCCCGGCTGGGTACGGTGGGGATGCCAGTGCCGGGCACGCTGATGAAAGTGATCAGCGACGACGGGACCGAACAGCCCCTGGGCGAGCGCGGCGAGCTGTGCATCAAGGGGCCGCAGATCATGAAAGGCTACTGGAACAAGCCCGAAGCCACCGCCGAGGTGCTGGACAGCGAAGGCTGGTTCAAGTCTGGTGACATCGCGGTGATCGACCCGGACGGTTTCGTGCGGATCGTCGACCGCAAGAAGGACATGATCATCGTCTCGGGTTTCAACGTGTACCCCAACGAAATCGAAGACGTGGTAATGGCCCACCCGAAGGTCGCCAATTGCGCGGTGATCGGCGTGCCGGACGAGCGTTCGGGGGAGGCGGTGAAGCTGTTCGTGGTGGCGCGGGAGACGGGCGTCAGCCTCGAAGAACTCAAGGCCTACTGCAAGGAGAACTTCACCGGCTACAAGATTCCCAAGCACATCGTGTTGCGGGATTCGCTGCCGATGACGCCGGTGGGCAAGATCCTGCGCAGGGAGCTGCGCGATATCGCTTGA